From the genome of Lentilactobacillus buchneri, one region includes:
- a CDS encoding shikimate kinase, producing MKLILVGFMGSGKTTVGNLLAQKLGLPYHDLDDVIVETAGKSIKQIFADDGEPAFRQLEHDALKASLADDGILGTGGGTPIQAANFELLKASDVPVVLLDVMPETIIDRLKNDTDRPLAQQLGLDGLVDLKGQRDTLYQQVSDFRIATDDLAPLEVVDVINQEGILKMSFGRN from the coding sequence ATGAAACTCATATTGGTTGGATTTATGGGAAGCGGCAAAACCACCGTCGGCAACTTATTGGCACAGAAACTCGGCTTGCCATATCACGATCTGGACGATGTCATCGTGGAAACGGCCGGCAAGTCAATTAAACAGATTTTTGCTGATGACGGTGAGCCGGCATTTCGGCAGCTGGAACATGATGCTTTGAAAGCGTCTTTGGCAGATGATGGGATCTTGGGAACTGGTGGCGGCACGCCGATTCAAGCTGCCAACTTTGAGTTGTTAAAGGCCAGTGATGTCCCAGTCGTGCTTCTTGATGTGATGCCGGAAACAATCATTGACCGATTGAAGAATGATACCGACCGGCCGTTAGCTCAACAGCTCGGGCTGGATGGACTGGTGGATTTGAAAGGTCAACGGGACACTTTATACCAACAGGTGAGTGATTTTCGAATCGCCACCGATGATTTGGCGCCCCTTGAAGTCGTTGACGTCATTAACCAAGAGGGCATTTTGAAGATGTCGTTTGGGAGGAATTAA
- the aroA gene encoding 3-phosphoshikimate 1-carboxyvinyltransferase → MEKVKTQSTKQLQGSLQNGLHGELAVPGDKSISHRGIMFGAISEGTTILHHFLTAEDCLSTLKAFQQLGVPITRDGDTVTIQGVGLHGLHQAEQPLDMGNSGTTTRLIMGLLAGQNFPSELTGDASLSKRPMRRVSEPLAEMGANIEVTDGHLPAVINGEQLHGVDYHLKVASAQVKSALILAALQADGVSILVEKQPTRNHTEKMLRAFGAEIETESDDVTITVHPEPHMKGITLNVPGDMSSAAFFMVAASLVPGSKVTLRNVGMNDTRTGLYSILKRMGGRISLSNEQSTGEPTADLTVEAAELKPIEIGADEIPAVIDELPLVALLAAKANGISKITGAGELRVKETDRISAIVTEFRKLGIDIQELDDGFIIDGRKPWQVLDSKLDSHGDHRIGMVMAVAALLVDQPLTLTGADSINISYPEFFDDLATLIAR, encoded by the coding sequence ATGGAAAAAGTTAAAACGCAATCAACTAAACAGCTCCAAGGAAGTCTCCAAAACGGCCTTCACGGTGAATTGGCCGTTCCCGGCGACAAGAGTATTTCCCATCGAGGCATCATGTTTGGCGCCATTAGTGAAGGGACAACGATTTTGCACCACTTTCTAACCGCAGAAGACTGCCTCTCCACGCTTAAGGCGTTTCAACAACTTGGTGTGCCGATCACCCGAGATGGGGACACAGTCACGATTCAAGGCGTTGGTCTCCACGGACTCCACCAGGCGGAACAACCACTTGATATGGGCAATTCCGGTACCACCACTCGGTTGATCATGGGGCTGCTTGCCGGTCAAAACTTTCCAAGTGAATTAACCGGTGACGCTTCGTTATCCAAGCGGCCGATGCGACGGGTGAGTGAACCTTTGGCAGAGATGGGTGCCAACATCGAAGTGACCGATGGCCATCTTCCTGCTGTGATTAACGGGGAACAATTACACGGTGTCGACTATCATCTGAAAGTGGCCAGTGCCCAGGTCAAAAGTGCCCTCATTTTGGCGGCTTTGCAAGCCGATGGGGTCTCGATTCTGGTTGAGAAGCAGCCGACCAGAAATCACACGGAAAAGATGCTGCGGGCATTTGGGGCTGAGATTGAAACTGAATCGGATGACGTGACGATTACCGTCCATCCTGAACCCCACATGAAAGGGATTACCCTGAATGTTCCTGGTGACATGTCGTCGGCAGCGTTCTTCATGGTTGCCGCCAGCTTAGTGCCAGGTTCCAAAGTCACCTTGAGAAATGTTGGCATGAACGACACCAGAACCGGTCTATATTCGATTTTGAAGCGAATGGGCGGCAGGATCAGCCTATCAAACGAACAAAGTACGGGCGAACCGACAGCGGATTTGACGGTGGAAGCTGCCGAGTTAAAACCAATCGAAATTGGGGCGGATGAAATTCCAGCAGTCATTGATGAGTTGCCATTAGTCGCGTTACTGGCAGCCAAGGCCAACGGGATCAGTAAAATTACTGGTGCCGGGGAGCTGCGGGTCAAAGAAACCGACCGGATTTCAGCCATCGTCACTGAATTCCGGAAGCTGGGAATTGATATTCAAGAACTCGATGACGGCTTCATCATTGACGGCAGAAAACCATGGCAGGTTTTGGATTCGAAATTAGACAGTCATGGGGATCACCGGATTGGCATGGTGATGGCAGTGGCAGCGCTGTTGGTTGATCAGCCGTTAACTCTCACCGGTGCAGACAGCATTAACATTTCTTATCCGGAGTTCTTTGACGATTTGGCAACTTTAATTGCGAGGTGA
- a CDS encoding prephenate dehydrogenase, with amino-acid sequence MTTVLISGLGLIGSSIARIIKAGDATVEIIGSDPDDNSAQFLLDHQIIDQRADFAQAAPQADLIILAGPVSVILRQIDELAQLKLKEQVLVTDVGSTKQSIMTEAKRLTHKGVAFLGGHPMAGSHLTGSRNGSTDLFNGSKYFLVTGSQTKQQLRDFEQLLDSANVDWTEITAETHDKLVSELSHLPHVVAATLVNSVADGLAHDPVGLKAAAGGFKSTTRIAASDPKMWTAIMMSNSQVIAQELATFQTALSHFEQAIQDQDEAAIYAAFAKAQKIRKSLDD; translated from the coding sequence ATGACAACAGTTTTGATTAGTGGGCTGGGGCTGATTGGCAGCTCAATTGCCCGAATTATCAAGGCTGGGGATGCAACTGTTGAGATCATCGGCAGTGACCCGGATGACAATTCCGCCCAGTTTTTGTTGGATCATCAAATAATCGATCAGCGGGCTGACTTCGCTCAGGCAGCCCCACAAGCAGACTTGATTATTCTAGCGGGTCCGGTATCGGTTATTTTGAGGCAGATTGATGAGTTGGCCCAATTAAAATTAAAGGAGCAGGTCTTGGTGACAGATGTCGGCAGTACCAAGCAGTCGATTATGACAGAAGCCAAGCGCCTGACACATAAGGGAGTTGCTTTTCTCGGTGGCCATCCCATGGCTGGTTCACATTTGACCGGTAGCCGGAATGGCTCAACTGATTTATTTAACGGTTCAAAATACTTCCTGGTAACCGGTTCACAAACCAAACAGCAACTTCGCGACTTTGAACAGCTGCTGGATTCGGCAAATGTTGATTGGACGGAGATAACAGCGGAAACCCATGACAAACTGGTTAGCGAACTGAGCCATCTGCCTCATGTGGTTGCGGCAACCCTGGTTAACAGCGTCGCGGACGGCTTGGCCCATGATCCAGTGGGCTTAAAAGCGGCTGCCGGCGGCTTCAAGAGTACGACCCGAATTGCTGCGTCGGATCCAAAAATGTGGACGGCGATTATGATGAGCAATTCCCAAGTAATTGCGCAGGAATTGGCCACTTTTCAAACCGCATTAAGTCATTTTGAACAAGCCATTCAAGACCAAGACGAAGCTGCGATTTATGCCGCTTTCGCCAAAGCACAAAAAATTAGAAAGTCCTTGGACGATTAA